One segment of Vulpes lagopus strain Blue_001 chromosome 8, ASM1834538v1, whole genome shotgun sequence DNA contains the following:
- the LOC121496486 gene encoding calmodulin-like protein 3, with protein MADQLSEEQVAEFKEAFCLFDKDGDGAITTQELGTVMRSLGQNPTEAELRDMVGEIDRDGNGSVDFSEFLGMMARQLRGRDSEEQIREAFRVFDKDGNGLVSAAELRHVMTRLGEKLSDEEVDEMIRAADVDGDGQVNYEEFVHMLVSK; from the coding sequence ATGGCTGACCAGCTGAGCGAGGAACAGGTGGCCGAGTTCAAGGAGGCCTTCTGCCTGTTTGACAAGGACGGGGACGGGGCCATCACCACCCAGGAGCTGGGCACCGTCATGCGCTCCCTGGGCCAGAACCCCACGGAGGCCGAGCTGCGGGACATGGTGGGCGAGATTGACCGGGACGGCAACGGCTCCGTGGACTTCTCCGAGTTCCTGGGCATGATGGCCAGGCAGCTGAGGGGCAGGGACAGCGAGGAGCAGATCCGGGAGGCCTTCCGCGTCTTCGACAAGGACGGCAACGGCCTGGTGAGCGCGGCCGAGCTGCGGCACGTGATGACCAGGCTGGGGGAGAAGCTGAGTGACGAGGAGGTGGACGAGATGATCCGGGCCGCCGACGTGGACGGGGACGGGCAGGTGAACTACGAGGAGTTCGTCCACATGCTGGTGTCCAAGTGA